A portion of the Thermosediminibacter oceani DSM 16646 genome contains these proteins:
- a CDS encoding alanine/ornithine racemase family PLP-dependent enzyme — protein sequence MTYPRIEINLSLIRENARYIVDLCKRSGIEVMGITKGFCALLPVVRTMVDGGVKKLGDSRIKNIKNMKCSGLEIPIYLIRIPMPSEVEEVVRWADGSFNSEPEVIDLLSEKARALGKIHRVILMVDVGDLREGVMPEDVPEVVGRILEMPGVEFEGLGTNVGCYGGVLPSYENTKILVDLARDIEKRYGVRVKTISGGNTATLKLVENGRIAPGVNQLRIGEGILLGTDPTNGRNVPGTSQATMVLKAEIIEVKVKPSKPIGEIGRDAFGNIPVFEDRGPMKRAIVALGKQDCRIEGLIPLDESIEILGASSDHLLLDVTRAKRDIRVGSVVEFRMSYGAMLSLMTSPYVDKVPV from the coding sequence TTGACCTATCCTAGGATCGAAATTAATCTCTCGCTGATCCGGGAAAATGCAAGGTACATCGTAGATTTGTGCAAAAGATCCGGCATCGAGGTGATGGGAATTACCAAAGGTTTCTGTGCCCTGCTGCCCGTCGTCAGGACGATGGTGGACGGGGGTGTCAAAAAGCTCGGGGACTCCCGTATAAAGAATATAAAAAATATGAAATGCTCAGGGCTGGAGATACCGATATATCTCATAAGGATACCCATGCCGTCCGAAGTTGAAGAAGTTGTGCGGTGGGCTGATGGGAGTTTCAACTCCGAACCGGAAGTGATAGACCTGCTTTCGGAAAAGGCACGAGCCCTGGGTAAGATCCACAGGGTTATCCTGATGGTGGATGTGGGCGACCTCAGAGAAGGCGTAATGCCCGAGGATGTGCCTGAGGTCGTAGGACGGATTCTAGAAATGCCCGGTGTGGAATTTGAAGGCTTAGGGACGAATGTCGGATGTTATGGCGGGGTGCTGCCCAGTTATGAAAATACAAAGATTCTTGTGGATTTGGCAAGGGATATTGAAAAAAGGTACGGGGTCAGGGTAAAAACCATTTCCGGCGGCAATACGGCTACACTGAAGTTGGTGGAAAACGGGCGGATTGCTCCCGGCGTGAACCAATTGAGAATCGGCGAAGGCATACTCCTTGGAACCGACCCTACTAACGGCAGGAACGTGCCGGGGACATCCCAGGCGACTATGGTATTGAAGGCAGAAATAATAGAAGTAAAAGTAAAGCCTTCCAAGCCAATCGGCGAGATAGGCCGGGACGCTTTTGGAAATATACCGGTTTTTGAAGACCGGGGGCCGATGAAGAGAGCTATAGTAGCATTGGGTAAGCAGGACTGCAGGATAGAAGGGCTTATTCCTTTAGATGAATCCATAGAGATCCTAGGCGCAAGCAGCGATCACCTTTTGCTTGACGTCACCCGAGCAAAGCGGGACATAAGAGTGGGTTCGGTGGTGGAATTCCGGATGTCTTACGGAGCCATGCTCAGCCTTATGACTTCACCTTATGTGGACAAGGTTCCGGTCTGA
- a CDS encoding CCA tRNA nucleotidyltransferase, with the protein MELNVKIPVIVKQICLELNTRGHQAFVVGGALRDIILGRESPDYDIATDALPERIASIFADAIPYGNFGTMLLIRGNTKIEVTPFRDDAPGRKPHYTFGGTIYTDLARRDFTINSMAYDPITGQFIDPFGGLNDLKARTIRCTGSTKRVWEDPLRALRAARFQAQLGFAIEPSTMYSLKAYASMLDTISRERIRDELSKLITSDHPFDGLVTLVVTGLMNYIIPELMEGMGMRHFNKPADVLEHNLLACRYVKNSLHLRLAALLHDVGKPGCAVEGKKGLEFPGHHLKSVETAKHILKNLRFDSKTIKKVLLLIEHHMFVYSPDSPLSEARRLISRVGWQNIYDLIELRMADRLASGFNEAAGPGLKKLINDLEELKKENSDYKIKDLAVSGKELIETLGIRSGPIVGKLLNRLLEDVIENPELNSKRTLLELAEKYLKEELYEDRHYQ; encoded by the coding sequence ATGGAGCTTAATGTAAAAATTCCCGTAATAGTAAAGCAAATATGCCTTGAATTAAATACCCGGGGTCATCAGGCTTTCGTTGTGGGAGGTGCTTTGAGGGACATAATACTCGGGCGCGAAAGCCCCGATTACGATATAGCCACCGACGCTCTGCCGGAAAGGATTGCTTCCATATTCGCCGACGCAATTCCTTACGGCAATTTCGGCACAATGCTTTTAATTCGCGGCAACACGAAGATCGAAGTGACACCCTTTAGAGACGACGCTCCCGGCAGAAAACCACATTATACTTTCGGAGGCACGATTTATACCGACCTGGCCCGCAGGGATTTTACCATAAATTCCATGGCTTACGACCCTATCACAGGCCAATTCATCGACCCCTTTGGAGGTCTTAACGACTTGAAGGCACGTACAATCAGGTGTACCGGCTCTACAAAAAGGGTCTGGGAAGACCCACTGCGGGCTTTAAGAGCCGCCAGGTTTCAGGCTCAGCTGGGTTTTGCAATAGAACCGTCTACCATGTATTCCCTCAAAGCCTACGCATCAATGCTGGACACTATTTCCCGGGAAAGGATAAGAGACGAACTGTCGAAGTTAATCACATCCGACCATCCCTTCGATGGCCTGGTGACTCTGGTGGTAACCGGACTGATGAATTACATAATACCCGAACTAATGGAAGGCATGGGGATGAGGCACTTTAACAAGCCCGCCGACGTCCTGGAACACAACCTGCTGGCCTGCAGGTATGTCAAAAACTCCCTTCACCTGCGCCTCGCTGCATTGCTCCACGATGTGGGAAAGCCCGGGTGTGCCGTAGAGGGTAAAAAAGGACTCGAATTTCCCGGTCATCATCTCAAATCCGTGGAAACGGCAAAGCACATACTGAAAAATCTCAGATTCGACAGTAAGACAATAAAAAAAGTGCTGCTGTTGATAGAGCACCATATGTTCGTATACTCGCCGGATTCACCCCTCTCGGAAGCAAGGCGGCTGATTTCCAGGGTGGGCTGGCAAAACATATACGACCTTATTGAACTCAGGATGGCCGACCGGCTGGCCAGCGGTTTCAATGAGGCCGCTGGCCCAGGTCTAAAGAAACTCATAAACGACCTGGAAGAGTTGAAAAAGGAGAACTCCGATTACAAAATCAAGGACCTGGCCGTATCCGGAAAAGAACTCATCGAAACTCTAGGAATCCGGTCGGGGCCTATAGTGGGCAAACTCCTGAACAGGCTTCTGGAAGATGTTATCGAAAACCCGGAACTCAATAGCAAGCGGACTTTACTTGAACTTGCTGAAAAGTATTTAAAGGAGGAGTTATATGAGGATAGGCATTATCAGTGA
- a CDS encoding thioredoxin family protein, which produces MLMRELYEKGIKYNEFLEEADQKYRREFEKCYEDIKLSEKTLERIEKITEKIRVLVFAEPWCPDCIVSLPVLKKIAEINGLIDFAILPREGYEDFLEKYKYEGKPRIPTFIFLNEKYEELGAFVEIPQMLKDIYARGYQPDIIVARREYRQGKYSEVIAGDFLQIIEGSKKAGDGER; this is translated from the coding sequence ATGTTGATGAGAGAATTGTATGAAAAAGGTATAAAATACAATGAATTTTTAGAAGAGGCCGACCAAAAATACAGGCGGGAATTTGAGAAATGCTACGAGGATATTAAACTTTCGGAAAAGACGCTGGAACGGATTGAGAAAATAACAGAAAAAATCCGGGTACTGGTCTTTGCCGAACCCTGGTGTCCCGACTGTATAGTCAGCCTGCCGGTTCTTAAGAAAATTGCCGAAATCAACGGATTGATTGATTTTGCAATACTCCCGAGAGAAGGCTATGAGGATTTCCTGGAAAAGTATAAGTACGAAGGCAAGCCCCGGATACCTACCTTTATTTTCCTGAACGAGAAGTACGAAGAGCTCGGCGCTTTTGTGGAGATTCCCCAAATGTTAAAAGACATCTACGCCAGGGGATACCAGCCGGACATTATAGTGGCCCGCAGGGAATACAGGCAGGGTAAATACTCGGAGGTCATAGCCGGTGATTTTCTTCAAATAATTGAAGGTTCAAAAAAAGCAGGGGATGGTGAAAGATGA
- a CDS encoding sigma-54 interaction domain-containing protein codes for MSAEFLNEFYDEILNSLDVGIHIVDREGNTVFYNAAMGRLERLDPDAVIGKKLLEVFPSLNRETSTLFRVLKTGEAIVDRVQTYFNYRGQRITTINTTLPLKKGNKIMGAVEIAKDITKLREMAEKVVFLQDSTKIKVSREMPHPFTRFTFEDIIGESPAITKAIHMARKASMTSSSVLIFGETGTGKELFAHSIHNASPRKGRPFIAQNCAALPESLLEGILFGTVKGSFTGAVDRPGLFEQAHGGTLLLDEINSMGINLQAKLLRVLQEGCVRRIGDTRTIPVNVRIIATTNEDPLQAVEKGILRKDLFFRLGVVCVKIPPLRERKEDIILLTRHFIDKFNKKLNRNVIDISPAVKRIFMEYNWPGNVRELENVIEGSMNMIGDESLIEEEHLPFYITDYLNRKSEKTGADLLAFMELENYSLDEILSKIEKEIIKRTIKECNGNVTKAADRLKVKRQTLQYRMRRLNME; via the coding sequence ATGTCCGCCGAATTTCTGAACGAATTTTACGATGAGATACTCAACAGCCTGGATGTTGGTATCCATATAGTAGACCGCGAGGGAAATACGGTTTTTTATAATGCGGCTATGGGCAGGCTGGAGAGGCTTGACCCCGACGCCGTCATAGGCAAAAAACTGCTGGAGGTGTTTCCATCACTTAACCGTGAGACCAGCACCCTATTCAGGGTGCTGAAAACGGGAGAAGCTATTGTCGATCGCGTGCAAACCTATTTTAACTACAGGGGACAGCGGATAACCACCATCAACACCACGCTGCCGCTGAAGAAAGGCAATAAAATAATGGGAGCCGTGGAAATCGCCAAAGATATTACAAAACTCAGGGAAATGGCAGAAAAGGTGGTATTTTTACAGGATTCTACAAAAATAAAAGTTTCACGGGAAATGCCCCACCCGTTTACCAGGTTTACTTTTGAAGACATAATCGGCGAAAGTCCGGCGATTACAAAAGCGATCCACATGGCGAGGAAAGCCTCTATGACCTCTTCTTCGGTGCTAATATTCGGAGAAACGGGTACAGGAAAAGAGTTGTTCGCACATAGCATACACAACGCAAGTCCGCGAAAAGGAAGGCCTTTTATCGCACAGAACTGTGCAGCACTCCCAGAAAGCCTTCTTGAGGGGATCCTGTTCGGTACGGTAAAAGGGAGCTTTACCGGCGCGGTGGACAGACCCGGGCTTTTTGAGCAGGCCCACGGAGGTACCCTGCTTTTAGATGAGATAAATTCCATGGGCATAAACCTTCAGGCAAAACTCTTGAGAGTACTGCAGGAAGGTTGTGTAAGGAGGATCGGCGATACCAGGACCATACCGGTAAACGTAAGGATAATCGCTACGACCAATGAGGATCCTCTGCAGGCTGTAGAAAAGGGAATATTAAGGAAAGACCTCTTCTTCCGGCTGGGAGTCGTCTGCGTGAAAATTCCGCCCCTGAGGGAAAGGAAAGAGGACATAATCCTCCTCACACGCCACTTTATAGATAAGTTCAACAAAAAACTGAACAGGAATGTGATCGACATTTCCCCGGCGGTTAAACGCATTTTTATGGAATACAACTGGCCCGGCAACGTGAGGGAACTGGAGAACGTCATTGAGGGTTCTATGAATATGATAGGAGATGAGTCTTTGATAGAAGAAGAACACCTGCCGTTTTACATTACCGATTATTTGAACAGAAAGTCGGAAAAAACCGGAGCGGATCTTCTTGCCTTTATGGAATTAGAAAATTATTCCCTTGACGAGATACTTAGTAAGATTGAAAAAGAAATCATTAAAAGGACCATAAAAGAATGCAACGGCAACGTGACAAAGGCGGCAGACAGATTGAAAGTTAAGCGACAGACCCTCCAGTACAGGATGAGAAGGCTGAATATGGAATAA
- a CDS encoding DUF1284 domain-containing protein → MIRFRGHHLICLHFFQGEGYNREFVDNLKGLVDRAGRGEEIEVVEGPDDVCRACPYLSGNRCAHKEGADQEIRQLDGKALSFLKISAGQRVNWLKLKEKIKSAPEHWFSSFCRGCDWESVCDRVR, encoded by the coding sequence ATGATAAGGTTCAGGGGACATCACCTAATATGCCTCCATTTTTTCCAGGGTGAAGGTTACAACAGGGAATTTGTCGATAACCTGAAGGGATTGGTCGATAGGGCCGGCCGCGGTGAGGAAATCGAAGTGGTAGAGGGCCCCGACGATGTGTGCAGGGCGTGTCCGTACCTTTCGGGAAACCGCTGTGCTCATAAGGAGGGTGCCGACCAGGAGATCAGGCAACTTGACGGCAAAGCTTTGAGTTTCCTGAAAATCAGCGCGGGACAAAGGGTAAATTGGTTGAAATTAAAAGAAAAAATAAAGTCGGCGCCGGAGCACTGGTTTTCTTCTTTCTGCCGGGGATGTGACTGGGAAAGTGTCTGCGACAGGGTGAGGTAG